The Candidatus Aminicenantes bacterium DNA segment ATTTGCGTTCCCTACGGAAGAAAATCTCCACTGCATTTTTTTTGGACATTGGAATTTGGAATTTGGAATTTTAGTCACACTATGGTTTCAGCAAGTTTGGAATTCGCTGAAACCAACTAGTGTGACTATGGAATTTGGAATTTGTGATTTGGAATTTAAGTCCTACGAGAGAACCATCTGATGGCTCTCTACATCGTCCCGACGCCGATCGGCAACCTGCAGGACATCACCGAACGGGCGGTCGTCGTCCTGCGCCGGGTCGACTTCATCATCGCCGAGGACAGCCGCTACTCGCAGAAGCTTCTCAACCACTTCAACATCAAAAAACGGATCATCAGCCATTACCGTCCCAAGGAGGAAACGCAGGCGGAGAAGATCCTGGCCCTGCTCACCGGCCAGGACGGGGCTTTGATCACCGATTCGGGCACCCCGGCCATCTCCGATCCCGGCTTCATCCTGATCGCCAAAGCCATCGCACGGAACATCCCGGTCATCCCCCTGCCTGGGCCGACCGCCTTTGTCCCGGCCCTGGTCGCTTCGGGCATCGATCCGCGCCGCTTCATCTTCCTCGGCTTTCCCCCGCGGGGACGAAACGACCTGCACACTTTCTGCAAATCCCTGGCTCCCCTTCCCTATACCATGGTGTTTTACGAATCGCCGCGGCGCAGCGAGGAATTCCTGCGCAGCGCCGCCGCCGTGTTCGGCGCACGCCCTTTCGCCCTGGCCAAGGAATTGAGCAAGAAGCATGAAACGATCATTCGCGGCCGTTTGGATGAATGGCCGCAGGCGCTGAAAGACCAAACTATTCTGGGAGAAATCGTCATCGTCATCGCCGGCACCGGGGCCAAGGCGCACCCGGTCGAACCGCCGCCGCTGCTGCGGAGCATCGAGGACGTTTACGTCTATTTCCGCGAACGCCACGGCCTGGGTAAAAACTTGCTGAAGAAGATCCTCATGCAAAAGAAAGCAAAAAAAGCGGCCAAACGAGGTTCGGATGCCGGGTAAACGTTTGGAACGAAACCACCGCCGGCAGCGGTTTTTTGGCGCCGCCCTCCTCCTGCTGCTCGCTTTGGGTGAACCGGGCTCCGCCCAGGACGAGGCCGCCGCCAAACCGCTCGAGCCGGCCCGCGGCGGCTTCGTGGTCGCCCCGGTCGTCTACTACACCCCCGAAACGCTTTTTTCATGGGGCATCGTCGGCATCCATTATTTCCGCTTCGGCCGTTCCGTCGTCCCCTCCCGCCTTTCTCATTACCGCTTCAACCTGGTCCGCACCCAGAACAGGCAGACCATCGCCCAGGTGGACTACGAGCTCTACCTGGCCGGCGGCGCCATCCTGCTGGACGGCCAGGCGAAATACTGGCTTTACCCGGATCGTTTTTACGGCAGCGGCAACCGCAGCCTGGCACAGGACCGCGAAGACTTCAACGCCCGCAACTGGCGCCTGACGGCGAACCTCCAGCGCCGCTGGGGCGCGAACCTGTTCACCGGGATGCACCTGGAGATGTTCTCGCAAGCCATCACCGAAACCGCCGGCAACGGCCTGCTGGCCGCACGGGAGATCCCCGGCAGCCGCGGCGCCAGGCTGACCGCGATCGGCCTTTTCGGCAAGTGGGACAGCCGCGACAACACCTTCTCCGCCGGCAAGGGGGCTTATGGCGCGCTCTTGCTTAACTTTTTCCCCAAGGTGCTGGGCAGCGATTTTGCCTTCAGCCAGCTGACCCTGGACGCCAGGAATTACTTCCCTTTGGGCCGCGGCGCGGTGCTGGCCGTCCAGGCCATCGGCAAGACGACCTGGGGCGAGTGCCCGTTTCAGGCGCTGCCCATGTTCGGCGGCCTGAACCTGCTGCGCGGCTTCTACGAAGGCCGCTACCGCGATAAAAGCATGCTGGCCATACAGGCCGAGTACCGCCTGCCCTTGTGGCGGCGCTTCGGGTTGTGCGCTTTTGCCGGGTTGGCCCAGGTGCAGCCGCGGGCCGGGCTGCTGTCGCTGGCGGAATTTCACCCGGCCGCCGGCGTCGGCCTGCGCTACAAGTTCAACCCGCGCGAGAACCTGAACGTCCGCCTGGACGTCGGCTTCGCCGACTCGTCCCCCGCCTTATATCTCACCTTCGCCGAGGCATTTTGACGATTTCACAAATAAAAACAATCTGGAGGATTCGATGCGACGCATGCGAAACTGGTTGACTGTCTTGAGCCTGTTGATTTTCATCTGTATGCCGCTGGCAGCGGACGATATCTTCGCGCCGGTGAAGAAGGGCGAGTTGGACTCCGTTAAAACACTGCTGGAGAAGGACCCGGCCCTGCTGAATGCCCGGGGGGAATCCGACCGCACCCCCTTGCTGGAAGCCGTCCTTTCACGCCAGCCTGCCGTTTTTGAATTTCTGCTGGAAAAGGGGGCCGATTTCAACCTGGTCAACAAGGAAGGCTTTGCCCCCGTTCATTTCGCCGCCTTCCTCGGGGAAACCGAGCTGGTCAAAATGCTCATTGCCAAGGGCGCTCCGCTGACCGTCAACGCCAACGTCATCGGGGCCACACCCCTCGACCTGGCCGTCAGCGCCGGGCGCAGGGAGATGGTCGAGCTGCTGATCGCCAAGGGGGCTCCGTTGAACCTGAAGGATAAAAAGGGCAACACGCCGCTGATCAAGGCTGTCCTGTCGGGGCGGGCGGAAATCGCCGGCCTGCTGATCCACAAAGGGGCCGCTGTCGATGAAAAAGACCAGATGGGCAGCACGCCGCTGCTGCTGGCCGCCCTGACCGGCCAGAAGGAGCTGGCGGCATGGCTGATCGAAAACAAGGCCGACATCAACGCGGCCAACTCGCTCGGCGGCACGCCGCTCAGCGTCGCCGTCCGCGAGGGGCACCAGGAGGTCGTTGACCTGCTCGTGGCCAAGGGGGCGAGCAAGGATTTTCTCAAGCAGCCCGTCCTGGAAGGCGATTACCTGGGGCAGAAGATTCCCGGATTGGCGCCCGAGCGTTTCGCGCCGGGGACCGTATCGACCGAAAAAAGCGAATTGAACTCGGTTTTCAGTGCCGACGGCAAGGAGTTTTATTTTGCCGTCCAAAGCGGCCCAATGAAGTGGGTGATCATGGTGATGAAGCAGGAAAACGGCCGCTGGTCAAAACCGCTGCCGGCTTCGTTTTCCGGCCAGTACAGCGACGTCGATCTCTTCATCACCCCCGACAACAAGAGGCTGTTCTACAGCTCCAACCGCCCGCTGGCGGAAAACGGAGCGGCCAAGAAGGATTTTGATATCTGGATGGTCGAGCGCACAACGGACGGCTGGTCAAAACCCAGCAATCCGGGCAGCCCGATCAATTCGGCCGAAGCCGAGTTCTATCCTTCGCTCACCGCGGACGGCACCCTGTATTTCCAGTCCCAGCGCCCGGACACTCTCGGCTCCAGGGACATTTACCGCTCCCGGCCGACCGACGGCAAGTATGAAAAAATTGAAAACCTCGGCGCCGCCATCAACAGCACCCTTTTCGAAGGAGACGCCCTGATCGCGCCCAAGGAAGACTTCCTTGTTTTTTCGGTCGACCGCCCCGACAGCTTCGGCCAGGGCGACCTGTACATCAGCTTCCGTGATGCCAACGACGGCTGGACGACTCCGAAAAACATGGGCGACAAGATCAATTCCGAATACCACGAGAATTGCCCGATGCTCTCACCGGATGGAAAATTCCTGTTTTTCACCCGCAACAACGACATCTACTGGGTGGACGCGCTGGTCATCAAGAATTTGCAGGGCGGCCAGCAGCCCCTCTGAAAAGACGACTTAAACGGGCGGCAGCCGGCTGCGTTACGCATGCCGGCTGCTGTCAATTCATAATCGACCGCTGGTCGTCCCTACCCGCAAACTCCTTGCCCAAGGTATATGCACGCTCCAGGTAGCCCCTCCGTGTGTCCTCGCCGACGGTGGGAACCCCGTAGAAATAGACATGCTCGACTTTTTTGACTCCCGGGTAGCGCAGTCCCCAGTCATCGATCATGCGCCGCATGGGCAGTTCCCAATCGGCCTTGTAATCTTTTTCGCTGAAAAGGGTGGTATTGATCACCAGCGCTTTTTCCTGGCGCAGCAGCGGCACCCTGCCGCTCGCGTCCCCTTGCCAGCCGACCGGCGTCAGGGCATAGGCGTCGCCGTAGGCAAAAACCCGCTCGAACCACCCTTTCAGGATGGCAGGAAAATGCAGCCAGTATACCGGCGAGATAAAAACCAGTCCCTGGGCATTTTTGACTTTCTCCCACTGGGCCGTGACATCTTTAGGCCTGTGGCTGTGGATGAATTTCGCCACGGCCGGGAGATCCTTGTTGCGCAGCCAGCGTGAGGCCACGAACCTGCGCAAGGGGCCGCCGGCGGAGTCGATCACGTGCTGCTTGAGGTTCATTAGTTCAAGTATTTCCAGGGGCATGCTTTCGTGCACGTAGCTGGCAAAGTCCATGGTACGGAAGACGGGGTCGAAACGGATGGCGTAGAGGTCGACCACGTCGATTTCGTGGCCGGCATCCCGCAGTCCGGCGCTGAGACGCTCAAGGACGGCATGGCAGAAAGACTTGGGTTGCGGATGGGCGTAAACGATTAAAACTCTCATTGACTGCTCCTTATGAAGTCGGTTTTGCGCATCAATCAATACACGAATGGAACAAGTTTTTTCACCTGCGCCGCGTAGGCGGCAAAGCGCTCTCCGAAGGCTTGCTGCAACCCCTTTTCCTCCAGGGCGATCAGGGGAAATATGATCGCCAGGTAGATCGCAAAAACCGCCAGGAGCGCCCCGGACTGGGTCAGGCAGAACAACCCGAACGAAATACCCAGCGCCCCGGTGTACAGCGGGTTCCTGACCAGCCTGAAGGGTCCGCGGCTGACCAGATCGTCGTGGCGGCGCGGCGCGCTCCCCCCGAGCGGGTAGGTGCGGTGGTGAGCCATCCGCGGCCAGGGCATGATCAGCCTGTCGAAGATGGAGCCGGTCGCCAGGCGCTTGACGGCCACCAGCGCTGCCAGTAAGATCAGAATGGCTATCCCAAGTATGGTTTGATTGAATAGGTGCATCTCCTCCTCCTTTATATTTGATCCGATTTTTTTGAATCATCCAAGTCTCCAGGTTGGCAGCTGCAACCCCCGGCTTCTCCATCAACCGCTTCTTCATCCTCGCTGCCGCAGCAGGAAACGGCTTGCTCCTCGCTTGCGCCCAGAACCGCCCCGGCCTCGGCTTTTGCCTTCTGGCAGGCGACGTCTCTTATCGCGCAAGCGATCTTTAGCGCCGCGAACATCTGCCCGTCCGTCGCCCCCAGGGCACGGGCGGCGTCCATGTGCCCCCTGACGCTGGTGCAGCAATTTACGGCATAGGCGGCGGCGATCGCCACGAGCTCGCGCAGCATCGTCGGGGCGCCGTCCGGTTCGGGGATGGCCGGGCTCCACTCGGCCTGAGTCAAGCCGCCGGCCCTGGCCATGATGCCGGTCGCCGCCATCCTTACCCTGGCGGCATCACCTGCGGCTTGGCGGATATCTCCTTCGCTCGCTCCGGCGCCGGCCGCTGCCCGCAGGTGAAACTTGATGCAGGGCAGGCAGCCGCTGGCAACAGATGCTCCCACGGCGATGATCTCCTGATCTTTGTCGCCAAGGACAGGGTCTTCTTTGTGTTTGGTCATCATGAACCTCCCTGGATTCAATGGTAAGGACGAAATAGGGAATGCAATGGATACATGGCCGGGAATCCGGCCCTTGGAGGAGGTTGGGAAAATCAGGGAAGATGCGTTGCCGGGGGGTTACTTTTTTGGTTCGCAGACCAGGACGCCGCGTTCGTCCAAAGAGAATTTGCAGCCGGATGCCAACATGGTTTTCAGCTGGCGCCGGGCGCGGTGGAGCCTGATCTTGACCGTGCTGAGCGGCAGGGCGAGGAGAGCGGCGATCTCAGGGCCGCTCACTCCGTGCATGTCATGAAGTAGAATCACCGAGCGGAAGGCATCGGGAATATCAGCCAGAAAGCGATTGACACAGGCGCTCATTTGCTCCTGCTCGAGGGCTTGCTGCATCGAAGGCAAATCGGGGTCCGGAGGGTCGACGGCGGCGAGGTCAATCCCGGATTCCCTGGATGCGAAACGGGCCCGCTGCCGCAGCCGGTCGAGGCATACGTGGGTGGCGACACGATAGAGCCATGAAAGCAAGGCGCCCGGATCGCGCACCGTTTCGCGCTCGCGGTGGGCGCGGAGGAACGCCTCCTGGGTCAGGTCCTCGGCCTCGGCCGAGTCGCGGACCATGCCCCGGACATAGCGGAAGACGCGCTCGTAGTTTTTTTCGAAAAAGCCGGAAATGTCATCCGCTGGAGAGGCAGGCATATTTTTCTCCTGGCAATTTAGGAGGTGCGTCACGCGTTTCTATCATGAGCACAATTTTAGGGAATCAGCTGCAAAAATGCAACCAGTGAAAACAGTTGACTTTGACGGTGCGCTCTTGCCTCACCTTTTCACCCTTGCTGAACAGAGCACAGACGGCCGAGCAGTTTTTTCTTCAGACATATCGGAAACTCCGGAACCTGCCGTCGGAGGTTTACTTTTTGGGCAACTTCTGGCCGGGGATCCCCGGCTCCGAGGGCTTGATACCCGGCTTGCGTTCAATTTCGGCCACGGGCTTTTTTTCGACCGCTACGATGCCTTTCGTTATATTGCCAAGGACGGCAGCCATGAGGCCTTCGGATGTGCCGCCGCCCTTCTCGCCGCCGATGACCAGGATGGCGGGCATGATCTTGATGCCATTATCGGCAAGGGCCTTGATGGCGTTGACGACAGCAGTGGCTTGCGGACCGAGGGCTTGCACCTGGCGCTCGTAGGCTTCGGCGCTGGCCATACCGATCGCGCGGACTTCGACGCCTTTGGCATTGCCCACATCGGTGAGAAAACTGGCCTCGCCTTGACCTTCCACCTTGCGCGCATCGGCCTGGTTCTTCCTGATCTCGATCCCAACCTTGGACTTGGCCAGCTCGGCCTGCATTTCGGCGGTTCCCTTGCTCTGTTCCATGGCGATGCGCTGGTCCTGAGCGTCTTTTTGTTTCTGGAAGGTCGTGATTTCCTGGTTGGCAATTTCGCGCTGGGTCAGGACAGTCACCATCTGCGGTGGCAGGATGACGTCCTGGATGTAGACCCCGCGGGTCTCCACTTCGTATTCGTTCAACTTGTTTCGGATGTGCTCATTCGCCTCTTCCTGCACTCCCTGCCGGGTCTCGATAAAGCGGATGGCGGGCATGCTCTGGAGCTTGTCACGGAAGTGGTTGCCCACGGCAGCCTGAAGCACCTCGTTGACCAGGTTGGTCATGGTGCCGACGATGCTGATCACCTTCGGGGCCTTCGTGTCCGGTACGTGGATCTGGACCTGGAGATCGATGTTGAAGATGAAGCCTTCGCGGCTCTTGGCCTCGATCTGCTTGAGCTCCTGATCCAGGTTGTGC contains these protein-coding regions:
- a CDS encoding carboxymuconolactone decarboxylase family protein, coding for MMTKHKEDPVLGDKDQEIIAVGASVASGCLPCIKFHLRAAAGAGASEGDIRQAAGDAARVRMAATGIMARAGGLTQAEWSPAIPEPDGAPTMLRELVAIAAAYAVNCCTSVRGHMDAARALGATDGQMFAALKIACAIRDVACQKAKAEAGAVLGASEEQAVSCCGSEDEEAVDGEAGGCSCQPGDLDDSKKSDQI
- a CDS encoding NAD(P)H-dependent oxidoreductase, whose protein sequence is MRVLIVYAHPQPKSFCHAVLERLSAGLRDAGHEIDVVDLYAIRFDPVFRTMDFASYVHESMPLEILELMNLKQHVIDSAGGPLRRFVASRWLRNKDLPAVAKFIHSHRPKDVTAQWEKVKNAQGLVFISPVYWLHFPAILKGWFERVFAYGDAYALTPVGWQGDASGRVPLLRQEKALVINTTLFSEKDYKADWELPMRRMIDDWGLRYPGVKKVEHVYFYGVPTVGEDTRRGYLERAYTLGKEFAGRDDQRSIMN
- a CDS encoding ankyrin repeat domain-containing protein, with the translated sequence MRRMRNWLTVLSLLIFICMPLAADDIFAPVKKGELDSVKTLLEKDPALLNARGESDRTPLLEAVLSRQPAVFEFLLEKGADFNLVNKEGFAPVHFAAFLGETELVKMLIAKGAPLTVNANVIGATPLDLAVSAGRREMVELLIAKGAPLNLKDKKGNTPLIKAVLSGRAEIAGLLIHKGAAVDEKDQMGSTPLLLAALTGQKELAAWLIENKADINAANSLGGTPLSVAVREGHQEVVDLLVAKGASKDFLKQPVLEGDYLGQKIPGLAPERFAPGTVSTEKSELNSVFSADGKEFYFAVQSGPMKWVIMVMKQENGRWSKPLPASFSGQYSDVDLFITPDNKRLFYSSNRPLAENGAAKKDFDIWMVERTTDGWSKPSNPGSPINSAEAEFYPSLTADGTLYFQSQRPDTLGSRDIYRSRPTDGKYEKIENLGAAINSTLFEGDALIAPKEDFLVFSVDRPDSFGQGDLYISFRDANDGWTTPKNMGDKINSEYHENCPMLSPDGKFLFFTRNNDIYWVDALVIKNLQGGQQPL
- a CDS encoding RNA polymerase sigma factor — encoded protein: MPASPADDISGFFEKNYERVFRYVRGMVRDSAEAEDLTQEAFLRAHRERETVRDPGALLSWLYRVATHVCLDRLRQRARFASRESGIDLAAVDPPDPDLPSMQQALEQEQMSACVNRFLADIPDAFRSVILLHDMHGVSGPEIAALLALPLSTVKIRLHRARRQLKTMLASGCKFSLDERGVLVCEPKK
- the rsmI gene encoding 16S rRNA (cytidine(1402)-2'-O)-methyltransferase, which produces MALYIVPTPIGNLQDITERAVVVLRRVDFIIAEDSRYSQKLLNHFNIKKRIISHYRPKEETQAEKILALLTGQDGALITDSGTPAISDPGFILIAKAIARNIPVIPLPGPTAFVPALVASGIDPRRFIFLGFPPRGRNDLHTFCKSLAPLPYTMVFYESPRRSEEFLRSAAAVFGARPFALAKELSKKHETIIRGRLDEWPQALKDQTILGEIVIVIAGTGAKAHPVEPPPLLRSIEDVYVYFRERHGLGKNLLKKILMQKKAKKAAKRGSDAG
- a CDS encoding BamA/TamA family outer membrane protein, whose translation is MPGKRLERNHRRQRFFGAALLLLLALGEPGSAQDEAAAKPLEPARGGFVVAPVVYYTPETLFSWGIVGIHYFRFGRSVVPSRLSHYRFNLVRTQNRQTIAQVDYELYLAGGAILLDGQAKYWLYPDRFYGSGNRSLAQDREDFNARNWRLTANLQRRWGANLFTGMHLEMFSQAITETAGNGLLAAREIPGSRGARLTAIGLFGKWDSRDNTFSAGKGAYGALLLNFFPKVLGSDFAFSQLTLDARNYFPLGRGAVLAVQAIGKTTWGECPFQALPMFGGLNLLRGFYEGRYRDKSMLAIQAEYRLPLWRRFGLCAFAGLAQVQPRAGLLSLAEFHPAAGVGLRYKFNPRENLNVRLDVGFADSSPALYLTFAEAF